One segment of Solanum lycopersicum chromosome 1, SLM_r2.1 DNA contains the following:
- the USP gene encoding universal stress protein isoform 1 (isoform 1 is encoded by transcript variant 1) yields MEAETSAASDTPVTRKKMIMVAIDESEESFYSLKWALDNLINDPSIIITLINVQIPFTPMVYPAGPVVFATPTVVEAVRKGQQENATRILSRALHLCQQKMVKAETLIVEGDPKDMICQTAHELHVDLLVIGSRGLGKIKRAFLGSVSDYCAHHVQCPILIVKPPKENPKSS; encoded by the exons ATGGAGGCGGAGACAAGTGCAGCTAGTGATACTCCTGTTACTAGGAAGAAGATGATAATGGTGGCTATCGATGAGAGTGAAGAGAGTTTCTATTCTTTGAAATGGGCATTAGATAATTTGATCAATGATCCTTCTATTATCATCACTCTCATCAATGTCCAAATTCCTTTTACACCCATGGTTTATCCTGCTGGACCTG ttgTCTTTGCAACACCTACTGTTGTTGAAGCTGTGAGAAAAGGACAACAGGAGAATGCAACTAGAATACTCTCTCGGGCACTCCATCTCTGCCAACAAAAGATG GTGAAGGCGGAGACTCTGATTGTAGAAGGGGACCCAAAAGATATGATATGTCAAACTGCACATGAATTGCACGTTGACCTTCTAGTAATCGGTAGCCGAGGACTTGGCAAGATTAAAAG GGCTTTCTTGGGTAGTGTGAGCGACTATTGTGCTCATCATGTGCAATGTCCTATTCTCATTGTGAAGCCACCCAAGGAAAACCCCAAAAGCAGCTAA
- the USP gene encoding universal stress protein isoform 2 (isoform 2 is encoded by transcript variant 2) — MEAETSAASDTPVTRKKMIMVAIDESEESFYSLKWALDNLINDPSIIITLINVQIPFTPMVYPAGPAVRKGQQENATRILSRALHLCQQKMVKAETLIVEGDPKDMICQTAHELHVDLLVIGSRGLGKIKRAFLGSVSDYCAHHVQCPILIVKPPKENPKSS, encoded by the exons ATGGAGGCGGAGACAAGTGCAGCTAGTGATACTCCTGTTACTAGGAAGAAGATGATAATGGTGGCTATCGATGAGAGTGAAGAGAGTTTCTATTCTTTGAAATGGGCATTAGATAATTTGATCAATGATCCTTCTATTATCATCACTCTCATCAATGTCCAAATTCCTTTTACACCCATGGTTTATCCTGCTGGACCTG CTGTGAGAAAAGGACAACAGGAGAATGCAACTAGAATACTCTCTCGGGCACTCCATCTCTGCCAACAAAAGATG GTGAAGGCGGAGACTCTGATTGTAGAAGGGGACCCAAAAGATATGATATGTCAAACTGCACATGAATTGCACGTTGACCTTCTAGTAATCGGTAGCCGAGGACTTGGCAAGATTAAAAG GGCTTTCTTGGGTAGTGTGAGCGACTATTGTGCTCATCATGTGCAATGTCCTATTCTCATTGTGAAGCCACCCAAGGAAAACCCCAAAAGCAGCTAA
- the LOC138342322 gene encoding uncharacterized protein: MAIEDNSFSISPTTNFGFPDDRHRGVFESPSSSIIPANIPSPSVSPIVIDNILRKSSRSHKMPSYLKDYICKAMHLTNVTSFCFLSSVTPPQFSFSKLSSTNQTFNNSLSNLQEPTRYTQAMMHPGWQNAMANEIAALELNKTWKVVELPLRRKALPYEEVYMKFPVGLTPPLSNHVCRLKKSLYGLRQASRQWKNLMFLGFLQYLPPLDPTSKLIANSVQYLSQYMQDPRAPHLNAALRVLRYLLKDTGLGLFMSSSPSFELIAFFPISLLVPLHSNSKVAIHIAKNLVFQERTKHVELDCHFVRQQFLDGLISLSFTPSSSQLADLFIQPLTGPLHSNLLRKLGMFSSPPT, encoded by the exons ATGGCCATAGAGGACAATTCTTTTTCCATTTCACCTACCACTAATTTTGGTTTTCCTGATGATCGTCATCGTGGTGTCTTCGAATCTCCATCTTCTTCTATTATTCCTGCAAACATTCCCTCACCTTCAGTTTCTCCTATTGTCATAGATAATATTCTTAGAAAATCTTCTAGGTCTCATAAAATGCCTAGTTATCTAAAAGATTATATATGTAAAGCTATGCACCTCACCAATGTCACcagtttttgttttctttcatcCGTTACCCCTCCTCAGTTTTCCTTTTCCAAATTGTCTTCCACAAATCAAACATTCAATAATTCCCTCTCAAACCTCCAAGAACCTACTAGATACACTCAAGCTATGATGCACCCAGGTTGGCAAAATGCCATGGCTAATGAAATTGCAGCACTTGAATTAAACAAAACTTGGAAGGTTGTAGAATTACCTCTTAGGAGAAAGGCATTACCCT ATGAGGAGGTGTACATGAAATTTCCAGTCGGACTAACTCCTCCTTTATCAAATCATGTTTGTAGGCTGAAGAAATCCCTTTACGGGCTTCGACAGGCATCTCGACAATG GAAGAATTTGATGTTCTTGGGCTTTCTACAGTATCTTCCCCCTCTTGATCCCACATCAAAATTGATTGCTAATTCGG TACAATATTTGAGCCAATATATGCAAGATCCAAGGGCGCCTCATTTGAATGCTGCTCTTCGTGTCCTTCGCTACTTGTTGAAGGATACTGGTCTGGGATTATTCATGTCTTCATCACCATCTTTTGAACTAATAGCTTTCT TTCCTATATCTTTGCTGGTTCCTCTTCACTCGAATAGCAAAGTTGCTATACATATTGCCAAGAATCTTGTTTTTCAAGAGCGAACCAAGCATGTGGAGCTTGATTGCCATTTCGTCCGACAACAATTTCTTGATGGTTTAATTTCACTCTCATTCACTCCATCTTCATCTCAATTAGCTGATTTATTCATCCAGCCCTTAACAGGGCCTCTTCATAGTAACCTTCTGCGCAAGTTGGGTATGTTTTCCTCccctccaacttga